The following coding sequences are from one Oncorhynchus clarkii lewisi isolate Uvic-CL-2024 chromosome 20, UVic_Ocla_1.0, whole genome shotgun sequence window:
- the LOC139376963 gene encoding large ribosomal subunit protein bL27m-like: protein MAALSSLMFKSRAGLLLPCQSSLADWVRFASKKAGGSSKNLGGKSPGRRYGFKKTDGNFVHAGNILATQRLMRWQPGAHVGIGTNNTLYALEDGIVRFTKEVYVPAPRSSETFKVITKLPTGTVLYKTFINVVPNKQEGKFKLVGMF from the exons ATGGCTGCGCTCTCGTCCTTGATGTTCAAGTCCAGAGCAG GTCTTCTGCTCCCTTGCCAGTCCTCTCTTGCGGACTGGGTGCGGTTCGCCTCCAAGAAGGCAGGCGGTAGCAGCAAGAACCTCGGTGGAAAGAGCCCTGGTCGCAGATATGGCTTCAAGAAAACCGATG GGAACTTTGTCCATGCTGGCAACATCCTAGCAACACAGAGGCTCATGAGGTGGCAACCAGGAGCACAT gtgGGGATTGGAACCAACAACACCCTGTATGCCCTGGAGGACGGCATTGTCAGGTTCACTAAGGAGGTGTATGTTCCAGCCCCACGCAGCTCTGAGACCTTCAAGGTCATCACCAAGCTGCCCACAGGAACTGTACTCTACAAGACCTTCATCAACGTAGTGCCCAACAAACAGGAGGGCAAATTCAAACTGGTTGGCATGTTCTGA